CCCCAGCTAAAATCCAacctacaagaagtctttcttaaTCCTACTTCATGCCAATCCCTtctatttatttccaatttattctgtatgtatcttgtttgtacaatGTTCTTATAATGTATGATGTTCTTATGTTGTCTTTCCCTTAAaagcagaaactgtcttttgtaattttgtaaatttgtaactttgtacagtgtctggtatatagtagcacttaatgtttgttgactgactttgACAAATTGGATTTCAAGCAGTAAAGAGGATGCCTAGAAGTAAGGAGGGTTTATGTTAATTAGTGGCCGTTGAAACTCTACCAGAGCAGATGTTGTGCTTGAGCTCTGATTCTGCTGTCAACTATTAGCCAAGTGAATTTCCCTAATTCCATTCACTTCTCCAAGCCTGGTTTTCCTAATCTACAAAAGGGGATTTGACATgacttctaaggtttcttctgtAACTAAAGTTCTGTGACTCATTACATCTGGTgtagctttttttatttcatgaaatagGGGACTGGAATAATTTCGGTGCTAGAGctagaacccaggttttcctagCTTCTTTTTGGTGAACTGAATCAGTATGAGAAGGGATATTTTTGATAGGAGATGAAGAGTGTCTGGGGTGGGAGTGAAGTGGGTGGGGGAATGATGGTGATTCTTGACGGCACCTCTTCTAGGAACATGACACAAAATGGGAACCAAATGCTAGTTTAGGGGGAAGATAAACTGTTTCCTATTTCTGGATGGATTTCAAAGCTGTGGGAACTGTTCCTGATAAGGACGGACACAGAACTCTAATTCACTGAGGCTCCCCTTGTTGTTACAGCACGCTGAGGATCATAGCAAGTGAGCAGAGGCTCCGGAGAGTGGGGTGCGCCTGAGCCCCGGCATGGCGGGACTAAAACGTCGGGCCAGCCAGGTGTGGCCCGAGGAGCGGGGAGAGCAGGAGCACGGGCTCTACAGCCTGCACCGCATGTTCGACATCGTGGGCACCCACCTGACGCATCGTGATGTGCGtgtcctctccttcctttttgtgGATGTCATTGATGACCACGAGCGGGGCCTCATCCGGAGTGGACGGGACTTCTTGTTGGCACTGGAGCGCCAGGGCCGGTGTGACGAGAGTAACTTTCGCCAGGTGCTGCAGCTGCTGCGCATCATCACGCGACATGACCTGCTGCCCTACGTCACGCTCAAGAGGAGGCGGGCTGGTGAGGGGTTTACTGGGAGCCAGAAACATGGGGGTCAAGGAAGGAGTTCATGAGGGACTGGGGAGGAATGGCATAGAGGCCCAGGGTCTGAGTCTTGCCCGAGGAAACATCTGGATGAGAGTGGCCTCAAGTCCTTAGTGCAGGATAGATGGGTGTGGGTGTATGTGTCCCATCTTTCCCTGAATGActtacttttcttctctccccacaCACAGTGTGCCCAGACCTTGTAGACAAATACCTGGAGGAAACGTCAATCCGTTACGTGACCCCCAGAGCCCACAGTAACCCAGAGCCGGGACCTCCCCAAACCCCTAAATCAGGTGAAGAGATGTAGATGTCCTTTAGTTCCTCTAATTAAGAGGATTCTAGTCTTATTCTATGCCTAATTTCTAAAACCAGGTGAAAGGATATTGACTCTTCCCTTCTGGCCCCACAAAAAGCTAAGGGGATGCCCCTAATATACTCTGCTATTCCTTTTAGGTTGCGTGGattactttaaaatgtttgatggctattctttcccccctttacTGTCACTTTCTACTAATTctgcctcctcccctccttcccaaaGAGTTAAGCATCAATTTATTTTCAGTCCCATAAATTGATAGTGGAATAGATAGTTATGGGACTATTCCTTTATTTACTCCCCTTTTCCCATCAGTGCCTCCCCACTATCCTGTGGTGTGCTGCCCCAATGCTGGCCAACAGATGTGCATCAAACGGCCAGCTCGAGGAAGAGCCACACTTGTAAGTCAGCGGAAGCGCCGGAAGTCTGTGACACCAGACCCCAAGGAGAAACAGACTTGCGGTAAGAGAGCTACAGTGTGGCCCAGGCAGAGAGCCACTGGGAGTGAAGTTATTCTTCCAAAAGGCATACATACTTTTTTCCCTAATAGATTGGGATGTTGAAAGTGGTTGAGGGGCTGAACCTTTCCCTCATTCTTTTAGAATGACTCTGAATTAATTTCAGGGTATAGTACCCAAAAGACTCTCCCTGCTAAGTTTTCTGTCCAAGGGGCAAAAAAGAGTTAAAGTTATTTGTAGTGTGACTAAGAGTCtatttaatatagaaaaaaattcactccCACAAATCCAAATTTGTTTGATTTGGAGGTGATATGGTCCTATCGTCTCTCATTactaagaattcttttctttcctgcctTTTCCTTTGGGCCCAAGAATGGGCTAACAAATTTGGAGGTATATAAGATGAGATATGTATAGAAAAGCCACAAGGGAACTCTACCCTGGAGAGGAATTACTACTACCTTCCTTTAGTGTCTTGGTCTTTCACCCCTATTGATCTCTACTGGGCTATGGACTAAGTACTCACCTTTTTTTCCCTATAGACATCAGGCTTCGGGTGAGGGCCGAGTACTGCCAGCATGAGACAGCTCTGCAGGGCAACGTCTTCTCAAATAAGCAGGACCCACTTGAACGCCAGTTTGAGCGTTTCAACCAGGCCAACACTATCCTCAAATCCCGGGACCTGGGTTCCATCATCTGTGACATCAAGTTCTCTGAGCTCACCTACCTCGATGCCTTCTGGCGCGACTACATCAATGGCTCCCTCCTGGAAGCACTCAAAGGCGTCTTCATCACAGACTCACTTAAACAGGCCGTGGGCCATGAGGCTATCAAGCTGCTGGTGAATGTGGATGAGGAGGACTATGAGTTGGGCCGACAGAAACTCCTGAGGAACTTGATGCTGCAGGCACTGCCCTGACCCTCCTCTTACTTTTCACAAATTTGGGGCCTTGGCTTGGCACCCACCTCTGGAATTCACATACTGTTTGGGGTTTTCTCCACACCCCTCCTGTCACCTTCCCCCCccttcttttttaaaggaaaagacaaaaaagtggAAGTTTgtctccccatcccctctcccacTCACTGACTTCCATAAGCCTGGGAATCTAGCCTGGGTAAGGAAGAAGCAGTCTTGTCTCAGAGTGCTCAGTGGAACTGCTGCTGAAGTGGTTTGAGGGGTCAATAGGAGGCTCTCTCAATTGCCCTCAGGCTTGGAGggctagttttgttttttgttttgttttgttttgttttgtctgagaaaCCAAAGGGCTGTGGTGTAAGAGCTTACTGGAGAGAGGTAAGAGTCAGGATTGTGTCACAGGGATTTACCACCCATTCCCTCCACACTGCTGAGTTTGTAAGGAAAAAGTtgaacaatgatttttttaaggTATGGCCTCCTCACTTGCTCATTCCTGGCCCCTGgtgcttccttctctctcctccctctcccaggGATAGAGGTTAGGGGCTCTTTTCTTAGTCTGGGTCCCTCATTTTCCCTGTCAGCTCCTCTTCTAGGAAGCAGTGAGAAGGGAGGACTGGGGCAGCCCGAGAACCCCTTGTCTGTGCGCTCTTGTGCACAAGTGCCTGTATGTATGCAGGATGGGGGGGAAGGGTTGCTGGTAACCCACACTCCCAGAGAAAGGAGTGTGTGGCATTTTTCCTTCCATGTTCAAGTGAAAATAAATGTATCCTGCAGCCCATTCCCATCTCTTGTTTTCTGGCTTGGGTTGGAGTCAGAGTTGGGAAATCCCTTTGAGGCTTGTCTAAGTACAACCTCTCTCTTCTTAGTCTTTAGTGCTTGAACAGCCCCAATTCCCTACTAATATGAAGAATGGGCTGGGACAAACATTGTAACTTTTGCACTTGTTTTGACAGATTATGAATAGTCCTACTTGCCACTGTGGTCTAGTATTTTTGTGGCTACACTGGTTCCCTTACCCCCAAAGGAGATGTCGAGACTTGGGACTTCATGACTATATTTTTTCAATGTCGGTGCTACTCAGACCTTGGTGCGTAGCTTTAGTTTTCATAGAATTGTGATTTAAGAGCCTATCTATATGCAACTAAAATCTGAGTCCAAAAAAGCATTTCTGGGGCTTTACAACAGGTTGAACCTGTATGCCACAAAAGAAAGGGAATAGAGGTTCTTCAGTAGCTTGGGGTCCTGCCTCCAAGCTACAAATCTTCACTGGCCCAAAATAGGACCCTGGTTCATTCAGTAGATGTCAAGGATCTGGGCGACCCAAATTGCCATACAGATCAGGTCTTCGGTGCTGGGCCACAGGCATATGCTGGCGTACTTGACGCAAATAGGCCAGGTCAATGTGGGCAAGGCAGAGGCCTGGCCCCTCAGAACAGCGGGCTATCACAACTCCCCAGGGGTCCACCACCATACTGTGTCCATAACTCCCTCTTTTTTCATGGTGCTGTCCCCATTGTGCTGCAGCAATCACATAGCACTGTGTCTCTATGGCCCGAGCACGGAGCAGAACCTGgggaaagaaaacagatgaaaTAAATTTCAGCATCTGGGgaagaaaagtgggaaggaaCAGAGCAGTGACCTATAGAAACAATGTTTCCCCTAATCAGTTCTGAGAGATGGTCACGGGAAGTTAGGCAAGAAA
The Sminthopsis crassicaudata isolate SCR6 chromosome 4, ASM4859323v1, whole genome shotgun sequence genome window above contains:
- the DEDD gene encoding death effector domain-containing protein; this translates as MAGLKRRASQVWPEERGEQEHGLYSLHRMFDIVGTHLTHRDVRVLSFLFVDVIDDHERGLIRSGRDFLLALERQGRCDESNFRQVLQLLRIITRHDLLPYVTLKRRRAVCPDLVDKYLEETSIRYVTPRAHSNPEPGPPQTPKSVPPHYPVVCCPNAGQQMCIKRPARGRATLVSQRKRRKSVTPDPKEKQTCDIRLRVRAEYCQHETALQGNVFSNKQDPLERQFERFNQANTILKSRDLGSIICDIKFSELTYLDAFWRDYINGSLLEALKGVFITDSLKQAVGHEAIKLLVNVDEEDYELGRQKLLRNLMLQALP